The stretch of DNA CAAGCTTATAGAACTCTCAAAGTGAAAAACACACACTGGTGAGATATTGCCCTCTTTAAAGGCCATGGATATTGTGCAGATAGGCAATATTCTCTAGTCCAAACACAGAGAGGTAGACAGGTTCATATATTATACATTGATTCCCTTATAGTACAAGGTCAATGACATGGGGTTAAACCACTTACATCCTGACTTCTACCCCTCATCACAATCTAGTTTTCTGAAGCAATGAAGAAATATCATTCCTTACACAAAATGGAATTTCTTAGTGAGTTATCAAGGAAGGAATATCAATAAATTGGCTTTAGGGATACTGtttagaataagaaaatgtgACAATTATTGAGACTAGGGGGGAATGGGTAACAAACACTTGTAATTACTGATAAAACTGAACATGTCCCAATTTGGGAATTCAACAACAATCATTCATTATATTATCTTAAGAAAGAgacttaagaaatttttattgaaaaaaatttattatcataaaatatattctgatcatagtttCCCTCCCTAATCTCCTTCCAGGTCCTCTAACTTCCCCTAACCACCCAGATCcatgccccttctctctctttagaatgtaaacaaacaggaaaagaacacaaaatacaaagaaagaacacaagaaacacacacaaacacaaccccTAAAAATGGAAGACCAGAAATTAtaatatacaggcaaaacaccaataagaggaaagaaatgcccaaacaaagcaaagagaCTCAAGAATTTTGaaaggttacctcactcaggatgatattttctagttccatctatttgcctgcaagtttcatgtcattgtttttctctgctgagtagcacttcattgtgtatatgtatcacattttcttaatccgttcttcagttgaggggcatctagattgtttccacgttctggttattacaaataatgctgctataaacatagttgatcATGTGACCTTGTGCTATGATTGAATATTccttaacccagactcagaaagacaaacatggtggatactagatataaagcaaagggtaatcagacaacaacccacaactctgcagaagctaactaacagggaagatCCAAAGAGGGACATATGGActaccctgggaaggggaaatagacaagatctccatgaataaaatggtgatgaggggtgggcaaaggagggtaggggatagcgagtaggggatgagagcataagggaatgggatggttgaactgtgtaactgaaagttttcctgctCCCACCTgatctgcagctgctcagacccaagtaaacacacggagGTTTATAttagcttatattatttaaactgtttggcctaatggctcaggcttcttgatatatagttcttatatcttaaattaacccattttattcatctataagcTGCCAGGTGGTTTGTGGCATACttgtactttacatcttacttctcatggtggcagctagtgacgtctcctgactcagtctcccacttcctagaattctcctctctgcttattccacctatactgtacttcctgcctggtactggccagtcagtgttttatttatcaatcaatcatagcatcacattttcacagcatacagatatctaCAGTGGAACTGGaacagggaggaagggggaatgcaatgaaaaagataaccatgatagagggagacatcatggggatagagaaaaacaCCATGCTagagaagttgccaggaatccccaaggatgaccctagcctgggctactagcaatagtggagagggtgcctgaactgaactggcttgctccagagatcagaccagtgaataccctaactgtcatcacaaaacttttctccaatgactgatggaagcaaatgcagagatccacagccaatcactagacagagctccaggagtcaattcaaagagagagaagagggattctatgagcaagtgcatcaggatcatgatgggaaaacatgcaggatgaccaaaccaaactggaAGggactcatgaaagttggatcaatggctgtggaacctacatgggactggactaagccctttGCATgttgagacagttgtatagcttgatctgcttaggaggccccctggtggtagggtcagaatccatctctggtgcatgaatGGGCTTTGTGGAACCCACTACTTATGATAGGACAGCTGGTGCAGCTTTgaagcaggaggaagggcttggacttccctctactgaatgtgcctccacatgggaaGCCTatccttcttgtgggagggagtagggaatgggttgggaggggatgctgggggtggaaggagggaagaggaagatgtttgattggtgtgtaaaatgattgaaaaattttcttaataaaaaagaaatttgaaagggAGGTAAGGAGACTGTTCAGTGGGTAAGTGTACagcttgagaacctgagtttgaatacCCAACACCAATATAAAATGACAAGAATGGTAGTGtgtctctgtaactccagtactggGGAGAGGGGTGGAAAGAGGAAATTTTCAGGTGCTTGCTGTGGaagtttattggtgaaattattaaggtactccacatagttaaaagggaggtttattttgtagggtagcttacaaatgaaggggtatgttgtagggtctgacaaaggtatggcacagtctgacagtgttctctggagaattctgcttggtctatctccagtatccagggtcccagaacgaagagagacctctcctctcaatcctgggtcttcagcttccttcctcagccccgccttgtgggcgtggccattacagaagcctcaatgggggttggaacttccaggccaaggctgggatggctagccactacagaagttttttttttttttttttttttaaacataaactaTCTGTGGGtgtacagatatagatatataaccTTGAAGATATTGACAGGAAATCATAGCATCAAATTCCAAAGATATTTTTTCATGGCAAGGCAAGTGAATGGATCATATCACAAATTGCTAAGAATTCAAATTTTGTATGAATAATTCTAAATCTATGAAATAGTATTTCTGAAACAGACATTGTTAAGTCATCATGCTATATTTTGGGGCAGTGAATGCTACTGATAGCAGTAAAGAGTAAATATTAACATGTATTTTCTAGATGTCAGAAATTATCCTAAACAAAGTTTGCATttctgggtttaaagaaggaacATCAAGAACTTCACATACTCATTCCAAGTTATATAGATTTTAAGGAATTCACAATCatctatacattttaaaagtattcacagatgaatacatgaataaatgcCAGTGATAAACAATCTTCTCTGCAACTTAAAAGTCAAATTTTTATTCTTCTGAAAgttcagcatgcacaaaaccttgACCATATTCAAACCAGACAAACTACcatcacagagaaagagaagtagaTACAAATTCTCACTTCTGACCAAGAAACGACGTGTAGGTGATAGCTTCTAGGAGGgaaaactgttttctttaaagGAGTAACACTGAGTATATCAACTACACCCATATGTTCAAAAACAATTTGCCAACACAAAAATGACTTCATATCTTTTAGTTGATTTGGTTTAGTTTTAGATTTTATCcttctttttgtgttcttttgtttgcttgtttattattttccaaGGAGTAGGGTGAGTAAGGAGGATCTAAGAACCATTGTTGGAGAAGAAAGAATGTggccaaaatacattttttttaaaattttacaaaataaatagattaaaaggGTGAAAAGTTATTTAGGCAGGTGATTCATTATGCCCACTTTAAAAGTGAGggaagaggctggagggatgacttagcagttaagggcAGTTGTCCATTGCTGAGGACACGGTTTTGGTTTGCAGCacccatgtacatatatgcaagcaaaaggctcacatataaaattaatgaacacaaaaattaaaaatgagaaaaatgtgcaGAAATGTTAACATTGTAACTTCCTGTACTTTTCTCATTTGCATTTTCCCAATTGAATCATAGTGGGGAACAATTACCAAAGTTTACTTTACATAGCTGAAATAAGAGAATTGTTGtccatataatataaaatatcagtgacaaacacatatatatgtacatatatatatatgtgtatttatatataaatttggtATAGGGTTACTAAGAATTAAGCCTAGGGTTGCCTCGGGAACTCAAGTTTTTAGCTATGAGAAGAATTATGATCAGGAAAGGCAATGTAGCAGTATTAACAGATCAAACATGCTAAAATCAAACGGAAAAACTTTTATTTCtatcatattttaatattaaaattacataacTTGCCCCTTACTTCCCTCCAATCTCTCCAATGTACCcctctggcttttttttaaattcatgccttctttttcattaattgtggATATGTATTCTTTTAGCAATTTCAGTTATCACATTTAGATCTTCTATCCTTTTAGAATTAGTTGTTGTGGAAGGTGGTATATACAggtctattttcatttttctgtgtgtagACATCCAGTTTTTGCAGTACCAATTGTTGAAGGTATTTTATCTCCAGCATATAATTTGAGTGCTTTTGTTAAACATTACATGTCTGAAGTTACATATGCTCATGTTTGgatcatttatttaattctattggtctatgtgtctgtttttataccaattctatattttttttattgctattacTATGGGTctatagtatattttaaaacatggaattGTACTCTCTCCAGCATTTTTTCCTCAGGATCGTTTTAGCTACCTGGGGATTTTATTGTACAATATGAATCTTAAATGGAGAGGTTTGATTGGGATTTCATTGGATCTGTAAATAGCTTTTGGTAAAGTGGATATTtcaacaatattaattctactaaTCCAAGAGTatgtatatatttccattttctagtgtctctctcatcttcaaaggtttaaattttccattttagagattcttcactttcttggttagTCTTCTTCCTAGATACTGTATTtcctttgaggctattgtgaatgggaggTAGTCCATTTGTCTGTATGTTTGTTGGTGGTATATAGAATAGCTATTGATTCATGAATTTGTATGATTTATATTCTGTCacattgctgaatttgtttatttctagaagttttctgttAGCAGTTTTCAAATATCTAATATATAACATCAagttatctgcaaataggaatAGATGGACTTCTTTTCCTATGTGTATCCCTTTAGTGTCTGTCCCTTTGCATCAGCCAGAACTTAAAACACAGTATCAAAGGAAATGGGGATAGTTGACAGCCCTTTCTCATCTGTGACTTCAATGGGATTGCTTCATGTTTTCATACAATTGGGATGATGTTGACTGCATGTTTATCATACATAGCTGTTTATTATGTTGCCATATATTCTCTCTAGACCTACATTCTCTAGACTTTTATTAATAAGGCATGATGGATTTTGTCACAGGTTTTTTCTGCATTTTTTGAGATGattgtgtgatttttgtttttaagtttgtttttgtaGTTTATTGCACACATATGTTGAAAATTTCTGCATCTTATGGATAAAGCCAAGTAGATCATGCTGAATAATATCTTTTGATGTGTGTCTGTATTCTGATTGAAGGTATTTTGTTGAGCATTTTTGAGTCTGGGTACACCAGGGATGTTGGCTTGTAGTTTTCATTTTTGGTGTGTCTTtaccttgttttggttttgtaatGTTGGATCATGAAAGGAGTTAAGAGATACTTCTCCtttctctgatttaaaaaaaaaataatttcagaaagttCTCTCTCCTgtaaaagtctggtagaattcatCTGTAAATCTTCTAGCCCTGAACATTTttacttggaaatattttttattattcttttaacttCATCATGGGTATGTTTAGTATGTTCAATTCTGGGCATCATTTTGATGGTTTGAAGGATCTAGaaattcattaatttcttttaggttttcttcCTTAATGTAGTACAGGATTTTTAAATATTACCTTATAACAAATTTGTCTAAAAGGACCACGTTAAGTTAATGTACAAAAAATACAGTTTTAGTAAATGGTTTCTTCATAAAGAATCTAATCCAATAAAAATTTTACCTGTGCCTTCAGAAAAATATGATATATTCTGTTGTTTTTGCTGTAATAGGAATAATTTTcttctctatgtcatcaaaaaGGATAACTATTTTTACAATGATCCTAAGCTTGTGATTTCTAATCTTCTTGGTTTTAAAACCTTGTTGAATTTACTTCCTCAAAAAAAGATTTGCATGAAAGGAGATGTGTGACTTGGAAATCCATACAGAAAGTTGTAGATTATTGGGCATGTTGTGATGCTGTAAGCAATGAACCTCAAGTTAGATAATTTTACTTGTAATAAGTTATACTTAAAACATAtggattttctccttttttaattatttcttttacttttgagattataatataatcatagtTTATCTTATATGTTTTTCTAACTAATTTTGTTCATCCAAAGGTGTCCAAACAATACAGAAGCACAAAATTTACCAGTTGTCTCACAATTCCATCTCATGAGCTTCTCAGATGACCCAGAAATGCAGACCATTCTCTTTGGACTGTTTTTATCCATGTATGTGGTCACAGTGCTTGGGAACCTGCTCATCATCCTGGCTGTCACCTCTGACTCCCACCTCCGTACCcccatgtatttctttctctccaaCCTTTCCTGGTCTGACATTTGTTTCATCTCCACTACAGTCCCAAAAATGATTTGGGATATTCAAACTCAAAGCAGAGTCATCTCCTATGCGGGCTGCCTAACACAGATGTCTATGTTGATAATTTTTGGGTGTATGGATAGTATGCTTCTGACTGCAATGGCCTATGACAGGTTTGTGGCCATCTGTCACCCCCTGCATTACACAATCATTATGAATCCTCACTTCTGTACCTTCTTAGTTTTGGTATCCTTTTTGGTCAGTCTTTTGGACTCACAGGTGCACAATTTGATTGTGCTACAATTTACATACTTCAAGGATATGCAAATCTTTAACTTCTTTTGTGACCCTTCACAACTTCTAAATCTTGACTGTTCTGAAATATTCACCAGAAACATAGTCACACATTTTATTGGCGTCTTTTTTGGCTTATTTTCAACCTCAGGGATCCTTTTCTcttactataaaattatttcttccatCCAGAGAGTTCCATCAACAAGTGGAAAATATaaagccttctccacctgtgggtctcACCTTTcagttg from Onychomys torridus chromosome 7, mOncTor1.1, whole genome shotgun sequence encodes:
- the LOC118587807 gene encoding olfactory receptor 18-like isoform X2, producing MSKCPNNTEAQNLPVVSQFHLMSFSDDPEMQTILFGLFLSMYVVTVLGNLLIILAVTSDSHLRTPMYFFLSNLSWSDICFISTTVPKMIWDIQTQSRVISYAGCLTQMSMLIIFGCMDSMLLTAMAYDRFVAICHPLHYTIIMNPHFCTFLVLVSFLVSLLDSQVHNLIVLQFTYFKDMQIFNFFCDPSQLLNLDCSEIFTRNIVTHFIGVFFGLFSTSGILFSYYKIISSIQRVPSTSGKYKAFSTCGSHLSVVCLFYGTAIGVYVGSTVSNSPENCAVASLMYTVVTPMLNPFIYSLRNKDIQSALWKLQKRTK
- the LOC118587807 gene encoding putative gustatory receptor clone PTE01 isoform X1, with protein sequence MTQQRISFNKCPNNTEAQNLPVVSQFHLMSFSDDPEMQTILFGLFLSMYVVTVLGNLLIILAVTSDSHLRTPMYFFLSNLSWSDICFISTTVPKMIWDIQTQSRVISYAGCLTQMSMLIIFGCMDSMLLTAMAYDRFVAICHPLHYTIIMNPHFCTFLVLVSFLVSLLDSQVHNLIVLQFTYFKDMQIFNFFCDPSQLLNLDCSEIFTRNIVTHFIGVFFGLFSTSGILFSYYKIISSIQRVPSTSGKYKAFSTCGSHLSVVCLFYGTAIGVYVGSTVSNSPENCAVASLMYTVVTPMLNPFIYSLRNKDIQSALWKLQKRTK
- the LOC118587807 gene encoding olfactory receptor 18-like isoform X3 translates to MSFSDDPEMQTILFGLFLSMYVVTVLGNLLIILAVTSDSHLRTPMYFFLSNLSWSDICFISTTVPKMIWDIQTQSRVISYAGCLTQMSMLIIFGCMDSMLLTAMAYDRFVAICHPLHYTIIMNPHFCTFLVLVSFLVSLLDSQVHNLIVLQFTYFKDMQIFNFFCDPSQLLNLDCSEIFTRNIVTHFIGVFFGLFSTSGILFSYYKIISSIQRVPSTSGKYKAFSTCGSHLSVVCLFYGTAIGVYVGSTVSNSPENCAVASLMYTVVTPMLNPFIYSLRNKDIQSALWKLQKRTK